The Thermomonospora amylolytica sequence GAACGGCGAGCGCATGCCGTGGCGGGCGGTCCGGTCGGTGGCCGTCGGCGGCGGCGAGATGACGGTGCGGCGGGCCGACGCCCCGCAGGTCATGACGGTGCCGCTGGACCGGGTGCCGAACGCGGCGGTGCTCGCCGAGATCTGCCGGCGGCTGCGGTCGCGCGCCGAGCGCGCCGCCGCCCGCGGGGCGCGCGCCTGAACGCGCGCCCGAAATCGCAGCCGCCGCCGTTCGGCGATCCAATAACCTTGACACCGTGAGCCTGCATCTCTACGACACCGGCACCCGCACCGTCCGCCCGTTCGAGCCCCTGGAAGAGGGCCGGGTGGGGATGTACGTGTGCGGCGCCACCCCGCAGGCCGCACCGCACATCGGGCACCTGCGGTCCGGCGTGATCTACGACGTGCTGCTGCGCTGGCTGCGCCGCAGCGGGTACGAGGTGACGTTCGTCCGCAACATCACCGATGTGGACGACAAGATCATCGCGGTCGCGGCCGAACGCGGCGTCCCCTGGTTCGCGGTGGCCGAGGCCAACCAGCGGGTCTTCGCCCGCGGCTACGACCTGCTGGGCTGCCTGCCGCCGACGGTGGAGCCGCGCGCCACCGGGCACGTGCCCGAGATGATCGTGCTGATCCGCCGGCTGATCGAGGCGGGCCACGCCTACGCCGCCGGCGGGGACGTGTACTTCGACGTGGCGTCCTGGGCCGACCGCTACGGGGCGCTGTCCAACCAGCGGCTGGACAACATGCGCCCGGCCGGCGACACGCCCAACGAGGACGCCAAGCGCGACCCGCGCGACTTCGCCCTGTGGAAGGGCGCCAAGCCGGGCGAGCCGAGCTGGGAGACCCCGTGGGGCGAGGGCCGTCCCGGCTGGCACCTGGAGTGCTCGGCGATGGCCACCAAGTACCTGGGGCCGGAGTTCGACATCCACGGCGGCGGCGTCGACCTGATCTTCCCGCACCACGAGAACGAGCTGGCCCAGTCGCGGGCGGCCGGGGACGGGTTCGCCCGGTACTGGCTGCACAACGGGCTGCTCACCGTGGACGGCGTGAAGATGAGCAAGTCCGTCGGGAACGTGGTCACCCTGAACGACCTGCTGGACCGGGCCCGCCCGGCGGAGGTGCGCTACTACCTGGCGTCGGCGCACTACCGGTCGCTGATGGACTACACCGACGCGGCGCTGGCCGAGGCGGTCTCGGCGTACCAGCGCATCGAGGGGTTCGTCACCCGCGCCGCCGAGATCGTGGGGGCCGGGGACCCGGACGGGGAGCTGCCGGAGGCGTTCACCGCCGCGATGAACGACGACCTGGGCGTTCCGCAGGCGCTGGCGGTGCTGCACGAGACCGTGCGCGACGGCAACAGCGCGCTGGCCTCGGGCGACGAGGCCGAGGTGACCCGGCGGCTGGCGCAGGTGCGGGCGATGGCCGCCGCGCTGGGGCTGGACCCGCTGGCCGAGCCGTGGACGGCCGCCGGGGGCGGCGACGACCTGCGCCCGGTGGTGGACGCCCTGGTCAAGGTGGCGCTGGAGCAGCGGCAGGCGGCGCGGGCCCGCAAGGACTACGCGGCCGCCGACGAGATCCGCGACGGCCTGACCGCGGCCGGGATCGTCGTGGAGGACACCCCGCACGGCCCCCGCTGGGAGCTCAAGCGGTCCTGACCGTCCGGAGTGTCGCGGCCCGCCGCGTAAAATGAGGGGCTCGCCGCAAGGGGCCGCCATCTGCTCTCGCCGCCCCGGCATGTCCCAGGGGATTCGGAGGAACGACGGCATGGCCAAGCGCCGCAAGAAGGGGCCCAGCTACACCCCCAAGGCCGAGGACCGGCACTGGCACGGCAAGCGCCAGGCCGCCCGCGCCGCCAAGAACGCGGCCCGCACCGGCACCCGCACCATCGGGCCGCGCAGCGCCCGCCCCGCGGAGCCGGTCGGCACCGGCCGTCCTGCGGGGGCGCGCCGGGCGGGCGGGGCCGAGGCCCCCGAACTCGTGATCGGCCGCAACCCGGTCGTGGAGGCGCTGCGCGCCGGTGTCCCCGGCACCGCCCTGTACGTGATGTCCGACACCGACGAGCGCATCCGTGAGGCCGTCACGCTCGCCGGCGACCGCAACGTCCCGCTGCTGCAGGCCGGCAAGGGCGAGCTGGACCGGATGACCGACGGCGCCGTCCACCAGGGCATCGCCCTGCAGGTCCGCCCGTACCGCTACGCCCACCCCGACGACCTGCTGGAACGCGGCACCCCGCCGCTGATCGTGGCCTGCGACGGCATCACCGACCCGCGCAACCTCGGCGCGGTGGTCCGCTCCGCCGCCGCGTTCGGCGCGCACGGCGTCGTCGTCCCCGAACGCCGCGCCGCCGGCGTCACCGCAGGCACCTGGAAGGCCTCCGCCGGCACCCTGGCCACCGTCCCCGTCGCCCAGACCACCAACCTGGCCCGCCAGCTCAAGTCCTACCAGCAGGCCGGCTGCTTCGTCGCCGGCCTGGACGCCCGCGGCGACCTCACCGTCGCCGACCTCGAACTGGCCACCGGCCCCTTCGTCCTGGTCGTCGGCTCCGAGGGCAAGGGCCTGGGCCGCCTGGTCGCCGAGACCTGCGACCTCCTCGCCGGCATCCCGATGCCCGGCCACGCCGAGTCCCTCAACGCCGGCGTCGCCACCGGCATCGCCCTCTACGAGATCGCCCGCAGAAGAATGGGCTGATCGGTTCCTGCGGCGCACCACAGAGCACGCCGCACCGGCCGTCTGCCAGGGGTCTCTTCCCTGGTCCAGAGATGGGAGGAGCCCCGGCGTGCGGCCGGGGCTCGCTGGGGTTCCGCCGGGTCAGATGCTCAGTTCGTTCCGCTTCACGCGGGCGATGAGCGTCGCGAAGCCTTCGGTGGACAGGTGGAGGTGCCCGCGCTCCGGAGTCTTGCTGTCCCGCACGCCGATGCCTTCACCGAGCCGCGCAAGCTCAACGCAGTCGGACTGCGTCGATGTGCTACCGCTGTGGCTGGACTTCCGCCAGGTGATCATGAGAACCGCTCCATCGTTTCGGTGAGCAGGCGCAACGATGCGTCCTTGGGCAGCGCGACATCTCCGATGAGGTCGAACCACACCCGATACGAGGCTATATCGGTCGCATCCTGGACGAACGGCCCGAGGCTCGTTCATCGGTTCGCTCCCTGGTGCGGTTCCGGCCCGTCCGTGTTCCGAGAGCCGCGGAGCACTTCGAACCAGACGGTGGTGCGGCCCACGTCGTCACGATCCCAGCCCCACCGGTCCGACATCCGCTCCACGATGAGCAGCCCCCGGCCACCGAGCATGGCGTACGACGGGATCGTCGGCCTGGTCACCGCCCCACCCAGGTCGGTGACCTCGATGCGCAGCCGCCCGGCCGTGGTGATCACTGCCATCCACACGTGACCGCCCGGCCGGCCGCTGGCCGTGTGCCGGACGGCGTTCGTCACGACCTCGGTGGCCATCAGCTCGACGTCGCCCGAGTCCACCTCGGCGGCTTCCAGTTTCCGGCGCAGGTACGCGCGCACCTCCCGTACGTTCACCTGCGCGTCCGGTGTGCCGTCACCGGCGGGGAACCGGACCAGCTCCAGGGAACGGACCTGCGCCAGAGCCCCGGCGGACGCCAGCAGGGCCGCCGTGATCACCGTTGCACCTCGGCGATCATCACCGCCGCCACGGAAGGCGACCCCTCGTCCCTGATCGGACACCGGCACGTCCCGTCCCACAGGTAGGCGAAGCCGTCGCCGTCCTGGACCACCACCACTCCCATGACCCGCAGCCCCAGCCGGGTCCGCACCATCAGAACGGGATCGCCGTTGGGAGCCACGACCAGCGTGGCGCCCCGCTTCAGCTCCCGCAGCGCCATCGCCAGCTCGCCCAGCAGCCGCATCCGCGTGCGCGTCAGCTCTCCACCCACTCGCCACTGCCCCGCCGGACCGCGTTCCGTACTCTCCACCCGCGCCCTCACCATCCGTTTGATCTCCTTGTTTCGGCCGGGAGCCACGCCGGGTCGCCCTCCATGGGCGGCGGATCTTGACAGTGCATCAGTTGTCCGGCCTCATCGGTGCATGGAGTTGGGAGCGGCCGCCGGACCTGCGCCCAGGGGGTTAGTCCCAGATGTACTGGTGACTACTGTGGGCTTGGAACCGACTCCGCCACGATTTGCTTCAACAAATCGCGCCATCATGGTGGCCGGTACACTGCCCGCTGTCAATATGCTTCAACAAATCCGGAGGGGTGGAAGTCTGTGGCGTCGACTCGGTATCGAGAGATCGCCGACAGCCTGCGCAAACGGATCCAGGACGGTGAGTGGGGGCCGGGGGAGACCCTGCCCCGGCACGCCGACCTCGCCCAGGAGTACGGCGCCTCTCGCAATGCCGTGGCGCGCGCCATCAGCGTTCTGGAGGACGAGGGCAGGCTGTGGGCCGTGCCCCGGCGCGGGACGATCGTCCGGCCCGACAAGCGCAAGGTGATCCTGCGTACCAACCTGGTGCG is a genomic window containing:
- a CDS encoding DUF397 domain-containing protein, which translates into the protein MITWRKSSHSGSTSTQSDCVELARLGEGIGVRDSKTPERGHLHLSTEGFATLIARVKRNELSI
- the cysS gene encoding cysteine--tRNA ligase, whose protein sequence is MSLHLYDTGTRTVRPFEPLEEGRVGMYVCGATPQAAPHIGHLRSGVIYDVLLRWLRRSGYEVTFVRNITDVDDKIIAVAAERGVPWFAVAEANQRVFARGYDLLGCLPPTVEPRATGHVPEMIVLIRRLIEAGHAYAAGGDVYFDVASWADRYGALSNQRLDNMRPAGDTPNEDAKRDPRDFALWKGAKPGEPSWETPWGEGRPGWHLECSAMATKYLGPEFDIHGGGVDLIFPHHENELAQSRAAGDGFARYWLHNGLLTVDGVKMSKSVGNVVTLNDLLDRARPAEVRYYLASAHYRSLMDYTDAALAEAVSAYQRIEGFVTRAAEIVGAGDPDGELPEAFTAAMNDDLGVPQALAVLHETVRDGNSALASGDEAEVTRRLAQVRAMAAALGLDPLAEPWTAAGGGDDLRPVVDALVKVALEQRQAARARKDYAAADEIRDGLTAAGIVVEDTPHGPRWELKRS
- the rlmB gene encoding 23S rRNA (guanosine(2251)-2'-O)-methyltransferase RlmB — its product is MAKRRKKGPSYTPKAEDRHWHGKRQAARAAKNAARTGTRTIGPRSARPAEPVGTGRPAGARRAGGAEAPELVIGRNPVVEALRAGVPGTALYVMSDTDERIREAVTLAGDRNVPLLQAGKGELDRMTDGAVHQGIALQVRPYRYAHPDDLLERGTPPLIVACDGITDPRNLGAVVRSAAAFGAHGVVVPERRAAGVTAGTWKASAGTLATVPVAQTTNLARQLKSYQQAGCFVAGLDARGDLTVADLELATGPFVLVVGSEGKGLGRLVAETCDLLAGIPMPGHAESLNAGVATGIALYEIARRRMG
- a CDS encoding ATP-binding protein encodes the protein MITAALLASAGALAQVRSLELVRFPAGDGTPDAQVNVREVRAYLRRKLEAAEVDSGDVELMATEVVTNAVRHTASGRPGGHVWMAVITTAGRLRIEVTDLGGAVTRPTIPSYAMLGGRGLLIVERMSDRWGWDRDDVGRTTVWFEVLRGSRNTDGPEPHQGANR